The genomic region atcctaaatgtaaACCTAGAGTTATATCCTACGCTTGGAGAGTAAAccttaaataaatataaatgtaaatgcaaattctTCAAATCATAAATACaacaatggatctaaagcatgactATAAATATGAAAACAAGTATTGTGAAAATCacatagagacatgaaaataacatcaaacgataccaaaccctaagggagaggtacaagctaatCAATAGTCagcgatctcctattattcttcaatatatcCAAAGCTTcgattgatgatgaaaatggttgatgaagactttATTGATTCTTGATTTTCTGGTTGAAGACTTTGTATAAACttgtactttcacttcataagaggctccttcaaatgaggaaataaaaggctatatgtatgaaaccctaactttgttttcgATCATAGGATGACCTGGAATCAATATAATTTCACACCAAGTCATATTTAAACAATTATAATACCTCCAAGATATGATCctgaaatttggggagaaaaagtagggaccaaTGTGATTCGCattggttcgaccaacttttttccaattttttagggatGCGAGATATTGTGATTATAAGATTATTCCCAGGAGAATGTGAcaatttgagatgttttgatatctGAAATAaggccttaaagatcaaaataggacacaattagggtttttgatgaatcaattaattgaaagagtaaaataaaaaggggcacacttaggattaagggcccaattttatgatgtatgaaggaATAAAAAATacaagatttaattaaattaattaattaaatacataaaataaatttaaaaggaAACGTGaaaacacactaaggtaggtgctaaacCTCAGCATGTAAttataccacccaattaagggtgtacaatttatgatgctacacttctGCTCAGCCACACCCTTCTATTGAGCAGTGTATGGAATTGTGTGTTAATAAAGAATACATCAATCACTATAAAAGTCTTAGAATGCATGAATGACATATTCCCCCATTATTAAAGTGGATTTTATGAAGAGAAATAAATGAGTCCTCCACAAATGCATGGAAAGCCATGAAAAATTAAAGAGCCTCATCCTTGTACTTAAAAAGTACATCCATGTGCATTAGGAGAAGTCATCAATAATTGTGGGAACATGCTTAGCACCTAGAAATGGAGGAGTAGAAATGATGTgaggtcactatgtaccaactcaaGTGATACCAAACCACATGTGGGTATAGCCTTATGAAAGGGATCCTTATGATGTTTTATAAGTACAAAACCTTGACAAACTCCTTCTAAATAAGAGATTTGAGGTAGACCAATCACCAAGTTATGTGTGACCATTTATTGAAGATATCTATACTTTACGTGTCCAAAATGCTCATGTCAAATATTTCTCACTAAATATACATGAGCAAGAAAGGATGATCCCAATAAAGACTCAAATCCATCAAACCTATATAAATGGGCCACATGTTCAGCTATGCCTATAGAAACAACCTTCTTAGGATCTTGGAACTCTCAAATAgtcacatcattgggagagaactAAACAAGACACCAATAAATATGATTAAAAAATTGATAAATGGAAAGTAGATTCCATGAAATATAAAGATCAAGAAAAACATCATCCATGCAACCATCCTTCACCTAAACTGAGCCTATCCCAAAAATTAGATTCTATGAAGAATGTAAAAATGAACAGAGAGGTGCTACTATAAAAAAGAGATTCAAGAATATCCAAAACATGATTCATGTGACATGAAGCATCAAAATCAAGAATATAAGTTCTATCACTACTAGAGGAGAAAGCTCTAGCTAAAAGAGATTTCCCTTTTCCCAAGGAAGAAGATTTAGGCATGTGCTTCCTCATAGCTTCCTCCAATGTTGCTAGTCGAGTGAAAAATAATATGAATCAATATGCCTTGATTTTCTAAAAAGGAATGATTTTTGTTCTCCTTAGTAGACTTGGAGGATGAATCTCCTAAGTTAGAAGGAAGAGGGGGTTGAGGATTAGTCTTTTGATTATTATTCACCTTATGCTTGGAGAGAGGCCCACCACCTGGAGGAGAATTTAGTTTGGGTTTATTCTTATTTTTATCGTTAATTTAAGAAGATTAAGCCATCAAAGCATGACTCTTAGGAAGAGAATCCATCTGAATCAACTTGGTTTTCTCTCTAATTAGATGATCATAAAACATGTCAAATGATGTTCTCCGATATAATTCATTGTAGAATAAAAAGTAGAGGCCTAAACTTGAAAAGCTTCTCTTACCTTATAAAAGATAAAGTAGATACACTCTTTATCATCTTTGGCATGACCAAAACCTTTCAATTATGATAAAATCAACTTGAACTATGCAAGAAAATCTCGAATAGTTGGAAATGTATCTAGAGAAAGAGAAGTAAGATATACTTTAAGCTGTAATATCCCGAACTTATTGACCTTAACATACAACTCAATAAGATTTTCCCACACCTATTTAGGTGCCTTACACTCTACaatattaaatgaaaaattattagaaACACAAAGATGTATGAGTTCTTTCACATCATCCATTTTGTTTTGATGAACAAACTACTCAAATTCCTTAGTCAACTCAAGTTGGTCTTCACCCAATTTTTTTGAAAGACCCCTAAGATCTCAACAACTGTGATATCTTGAGATTTTATGTGTGATAATTGTATGGAGTGACTAATTCAATCCCTAAATCTGAAATGATGTATAATTAAACAAGAAATGACCAAATGCATCTTACATCCCGTAGAATGGATAAAACTAGAATATGCAATCCCTAACATAATTTTTTCCAAATGACACCAGATGGAagaaaaaaagcaacatgcaactTCAAGATATTGAAACTATTAAAACAtgaaaaatcatttagaaaataCTTGAACCATAGTATAGTTTGTCAAAGCATATTTTTGAGCCCTTTAGGTTCAATAGAGGGTTGATTGTTAGTAGCCTTGCAATGCCAACTAAGTGCCAAGTCACCACAAGCTTCAaggttgtagtgtcataaaattgtgacccttgcaattttgaacCACATTAGGATGTTCACATTGGTGAAtcaaatccccaagcctgatcgaaGACCCGAGACTTGCCCAATCTCCAAAAACTGCACATTTTCTACCCCACACACTGCTTGAACCTCCTTCCTATCCTAGCTTAAGGGAAGGATAgaggcatggtgcccttgtcccccctaggaaagggaatggcacccctatccctgccctatcttggggccccttcTTTCAAACTATGCATTGAACTTTGTGATTAAAGCAagaaaactttccctatgtcagATTATGACAAAAAATTAaacctattaaccctaattgatgaatatataagttaCATTTTCCCTCCCATTTGTATAAGTTTCAAATACATGAGATcgtgcattcaagcattcaagagcattcaagcattcctttcaagcattgagtattctcaagtctcccttcaaggctaggtgttgcattcaagtaaagGATTCAACCATCAAAGAGGAGATCCCTTTAAACATTCAATTACACACAAGAAATTCTATCTACATTCCTAGTGAAACCTTCCTTGAGGTGATATACATTCCagcctttcatttacatttacttgcaagtactttctttcatcatttggttaattccaaaactggggtttgacctgaaggaaaacccccaatcccaaccccttttcctctcttttttgtgtgtagattgtaggtgtgcaactgtatttgtagatttggactccatttgtagaggcaaaaaaaacCTTtctcatttcgcggatttttcggaggactgtgtgcactttcaacacagtcttgacaacttttcctcaaatttggagggaaacttcgtctcaacatattataaTCAGATCCAGGTGCCCAACTTCATCCCACGCTACTTTTACACCTAGTCTAAAAACATataattaaatcattttccattctaaaagagggtttTCTTGTTACTTCCATCTCATTTCCAATTCATTTAGTATTATACGAACTGATTATAACTTcgtctcgagttataatcagttctttgctacttttacacctAGTCTAAAAacatataattaattcattttccaTTCAAAAAGAGGGTTTTCTTGTTACTTCCatctcatttccatttcatttagtattcaatttcTTTCCTTAGAAATTGGACCTAGTGAattttcccccctcttttaaatgtagtgtggataaagtgtttgaagagaaatccaaagtgaaactttcatctctctttggagggaagaaaatatttcctcttgatatcctcatcattcacttttccccacaccacgttttggtgaacttgacatcttgcatgctttactTTGAAAATCATtctatatttttcatttgcaagtttaatttttctaaaaacttagtggttaattattcaaaaccctagtttttaaaattgaaattgagcttatgCTTTGCAAAAATTGCTTGCTATtgttttagatttgaaaattgcataatttgtcaaattcaatttcttcattgtcttgttcaatttggaaaataaattcacaaaattaagtggttaattgtcaaaaccctaattttcaacaatcatcttgaaattatgcaaaatttcaatttccatttaattttcatattGGTGACTGTTTCAGAATTATCgtctttcccaaaattcaaatttttcaatttccttcctttttcaaaattcaaaattttgaaaattaaattgtTAGGTCCTAAaagcctaattttcaaatttaattggattttgtgcaattttcaatcaatttcaatcaattttggTTTTCTAAGCATATTTCAAGGTgtacctatccattaggtttgacccttttcaaatttgcaattcaattcctcatttttttcaaaaccctaaagggtcctattttcacattcaaaccttaattttgtcTATCTAGAGATctaaaatccaccaattttggggggttagctttaaaatcatcgtaactttcatccttgaatttttttgaaaaaagttagttggaccgtgtgcactttcaacacggtcctcgacttttttctcgaaatttcaggagactgttatgactgtagtTAACgacttaaatctagaaaattggctgattttatcaattttttatctcTCTAAAATTGAAAGTACCTTCGAATtcaatgtttcaaatttcaaggaaaattttaaaatttagtggttaattataatctgcgttgattttaaaaattctgattttgtcaattttaaaattaagaggtatctcattggccctaattttaaaattccaatttcctttcatttatcataaaattatttttgtaaattgtgtcattttctccctttaacaaagttcaaattgtttaatcattattttctcaaattttgcattattcaattttgtaaacttggttcctataattcaaaattaaaattaaaaatttaaatttctcccctagtgcatgagttttactaccattagtcatACCTATACCATCCCCGTTAGATgaagtattagaattaaggcttcccaatgattaattaccgaggagatggagcctaatttgggtgacttctttaatgaggataatgctaattcttcccatcctaatcatgtctcaatctatcccattgatgaatcctatgatgaagatgaagctttgactagagtttccatagaccaaatttcaaaattggacaatcaatttgataactttcaataatggatatcccaataataccctaatagtgaatctcttccattaattgaaggccttaaatgtatgattgaaagtgataagaatgaaattgatatattgtggcattgctcatattgttgattccaatgtcgtacctataaagagttgtgctgaaaacctaggttattcacaacttcCTACACAAgccaatccttctattcctttgattagtgttcctacttttacctcgaacatcatggctacttcaactcaaaatatcatccctacaacaattagtcatggggtaatccctcttcctcatttaatcctccatctttgcCTATGTATTCAATAAGCATTTCTactatccctcaaccaatcaatgtgacacaagggggcaactcttttaataattttattcctcctttaataaGAGTccaatttcctactcaatcatcacctatgcctttTTATCTTAatttcccaccaccttattctcaatcaatgccctCCTTCAAATATATTACactaccttctcaatcaaccatgtctaacatgaATTATTCTACCGAAGTGGCCATTAActatcttgctcaaactgtgtcctCCTTACAACAATAAActacttccatgagtcaatccaaattTAGTGTGCTCACATTTGATGTCGTGAGactactttctcttgatattgttaaatttgtcccacctaaacatgttgaggtccctcaaatggaactctataatagaaaaggtgatcctctaacatatttcaaaacatttcaaaccttatgTACTGATTTTTATTTTGATCAAAGATtggttgcaaaattgtttacaagaacactaagagataaggctttacaatggtatttctctttgccttcttattctatcacttcttttcaatagttagcaaatgcttttattcatcagcaatttcaaaacaacattggtcctaaaatcactttgactgatttaattcattgtaaacaagttgttaaagaaaaacaaactgatttcattggtagatataagaatttgtgtactcaaatttattttcctatacctgataatgatattcaaataattttcatttataatctacaaaaatatatcaggcaaaagcttcttttgtcttactttacttcctttccgtagttgtgtgcaacactccacaattataaCCTGGCTGTGAGTCAAAcagagcaatctactcctatggctctgagtgataaggggtaGAGTGTTCAACAAATATTTTCTAAGTTTAAACCAACCAAAGGCTTTGTCAAGTTCaatgatataatcaacaacaacaatgtgaatgctacaacaagtgtgcctcttatttctaaaattttcaaaagagaaagacaatttactcctttgaattaatctttacatagtataatgtctcagttgttacaaataagagttatcaaacttcctcctataaaaccaattgATCCCTCTAAGATTGCATCCCGTTATTTTGATAAcgattccttttgtcaatttcatcgttagcctggtcacaatactgagaaatgttttgcattgcaaagtaagattcaagatttgattgataataatagtatatttgtggtaggtgtgaatgataagggaaacaaatcaatagctcctcctaatcaaaattttaaGATTTTCATTAATCTTTtttcttctcatacctctaatgtgattgagactgaacatacctctttttcTCCTAATGACTTCACCTCTACAACTCCGAATTTGGTGAATATGATcgagaaacaagagacacctaaggatccttctaTTATATTTGACCCTattgagaccattagagaacctaatggccctttatatatagttgtgaaggttaaggatataccttttcatgacgctcttgttgatccctcttgcatggttaatgtcatcactaaggagtatcttttccTTTTATGATTGCATTAACCAATATATGCTGATTCTAATGTGGTTgggaagttatttgatggattctcttgttctACCATTaattctatcacccttcctgttgaagttcacactaaatctatggatgtcaattttgttatcattccttcttttgagaaattccatgtgaagttaggctatccttggctatcttccatgaaggctattgcttatccaattcataagtgtttaaaatttccccacaatggagaaatcataattgttaaccaTAGTTTATTTTCACCATCTGAAAGAAAACCAAGTGTTTCTATTTATTTCTTTTGTCCTAAGcgatttcaatctcttccattaaggagcgatgctcttttccaatcttatcaaaaatggaagaaagatatgatcttatccttgagccTACCTAGATCCCCAACATTGGACACTCATATCATTCTAGAAGATGAAATTATTCCTctaaactaatcttcctcctaagcaagatcctctacctattcctatggatgtgactatgccttctctTAAGAAatacaacaatattcctcctaaggctagacctgtacctcctcatgatagacctggtctccttcctacatctaatattccttctttatatggcacagttccacctccttcctcttatagagagaagaggctttCCTCTCCTCTTTCTCAACCtgaaagacctcaacctaaaccttcaactatcaaagaggacaATATTCCTCGttcaacaaatgttcctccttctcaaccttctggTAAGACTCAATgtaatcattgtgtgagagaatggtgATGAAGACATCATGATCGCGCTTGTgaatattggagttgagaaaatacaacaccacaggagcccaaatgatctttgcaagctgaaaaacttgttacaaggagaagcaaggaagcaaatcacagaagaaagaaatacatagaaaatatgctaaaaaagagaggtCTCAATATTTACAAAaagtgtaatgtaaaaaaccttcttcttcttacaatgaaaagaatgaactcaaccattaataggtcaaaaaaccctaaaaaggaaaacctaggtttgcacataataatcaataaaagaattaattattatgcacctaaagttagcttaagtgtaaaagagataaagggaacttaaataattaaacaaatattgtttaattaatcaagtaaatacccaaatactctaacacccccccttaagctagactgagggagaagctaaaacctagaacagctactgaacgcatgaaagatgggtcctgacaacaaggcctgatcaggtacccaaatacaatcaaatctctatgaatcggagaaatagagaaaaccacatgggaaaaaactctactccaaaaagagatggaaaagaacaccactaaagcaagaaatagatgcaaacactgtctCTGAGAAACTGCTGAtgtgaagaacctccactgaaatagaacatgactaggtagagaatactataatttgtatgagtgccctcaaatgacactactcgaatcagaaggcaaacaaggaaaacaattgaaatcgaagatacagatggcatgagaaaccaaagcctgaagagctaattAATAGAACCacaaaagcattagaaccaacatgacaaacctccccataatgctgaagagggagagggacaagaacactgaaaagaacaaccaagaagaaatgcatgacaaagaaccaggaacatcaaaggtgctgagaaaagtacatggtgtcgtggaaggaacactcacttgacacacattatgaggtgaatgtcgtggaaggaacactcactagagaaaggaagatggcaaacaataggcaaacatcaacgCCCTCATGGCACTAtagaagtagtgcatgtacaataaggcataagatgtgcatgatcccaagtaaacaatgcatgatgacactttatctcagtgtgtttgcatatatacaatgctacaatgataataagacatAAAATGgaaatgagaaccaaaatagagacatcctacccagagaagagatcccaggacctgaaacaaccaagatatccatcagagtgctgaaaagcaaaaaattgaataaaatatgcatgaagcagaatctagaaataaaaatgATATGACTAGAAAGTACACAGCACATGCTTTCCAAATATATAAACTTTTCGAAAAActgaggtcggatgctcattctacatctcctggagtgcaaaaatgaGACCTCActtttgactggaaaaaaacaaaatcaaattgcaaaattggaaagAATTACCAACATGATGAGGTCCATCTTGGAActagctttctgatgcctattcgttttcaaaaaaatgactccgtatgcccaagatatggcgaaaaaaccaaacccccctccaaaacaagaggaaggggtagtctggtggttGTTTGGGCGGAGGTGGCCAAGGAGTGGTGCTCCGGTGGCGGGCTAGTGGTGCCCTGGTGGCTGGACGGTGGAAGACCGGTAGTCAGGTGGAGCTCTGGTGGTTGGGTGGTGGCTGATCGGTTGCTGGGTGGTTTTCGGGTGGTGGCGGTTGCGAGGCCGGGCGGTGGCCGGAGTGGCGGGGCCGCTGGGGAGCTGCTAGGCTGCATGGGCTGAGGAGCTGTCGAGCCGCCGAGGAGATCTAGGCGGTGCAGGCCAGGGTGACGCTATAGGCAGCAGAGGCCGGGAGTAGCTGGGCCGCCGGGGAGAGCTGGGCGGTGTGGGTCGAGAGGCAGCGGCAAGCAGCGGGCTGGGGAGCCAGAGGTTGGCATCAGTGAGGGCCAGTAGGGAGCCGTGTGGGCCAGAAAGAGCTACTGGTAGGGACCGCTGAGGCCGGAGGCCGCTGGGTCTGGTAGGTGGCAGTTTCCGGCAGGACCTGAAGTTGGTCGGAGCCACTGGTGGAGCAACCTAGGCGGAGTTGTGGGTGCTGGTGGCGAGTCTGGGCCGAGGACTGCAGCGGCAGCGGGGGCTAGGAGCTATAGCAGCAGCTGGGGCCGGGAGCTACAGTAGCGGCCAGGGTTGGGAGGTGCTGCAGGCAGCGATGCCAGAGGGAGCGGCGACGGGGAGCAAGCTGCCGGCGGGGCCGGGAGGTGCTGCAGGTAGCGACGACAGAGGGAGCGGCAGTAGGGAGCAAGCTGCCAGTAGGGAGGAAGTGCAGCGGCCAGGGTGTGCAACAGCGGCGGCGCAGAGGAGGCCGTAGGTGGTGCCGGCGGAGGTCGGGAGCCGGCAGGGGGCGGAAGGCCAATGCCAGCAGGGGCCAGGTTAGCGGGAGCTGCAAGGCCAATGGGGGTCGGAAGCTGAGTCTGACGAGGGGCTGGGGGCTGGATGGGGGGCCCGACTGACATGTCCAGTCAGCCGAATGGTGGCTGGACTATTAGTCCGGAACCCTATGCAaaaatccaaattttttttttgttttgaaacccttttttttgattttttttttcgaaCAAATCaaaattcggcctgcatgccataaaaaggcaaaataatttttttttgaatttttttttcgaaCTGCGTGGCAGGGCCGTACGACCTGGATttgagaaaaaaatactcccagagggtcagaaaccaaaataggtcaaattttatatgatcataggggtttttgggccttctgagcatgatggtgaggtccatttaggcccaaagtgctcagaaaaaaggtcaaaccttaggtacataaaaaaattcttgaaaccccagatctgcttccaaagcaaaaaattctcaaaacaagaacaagtagctgtagatctgaagctctgataccatattggagttgagaaaatacaacaccacagaagcccaaatgatctctgcaagctgaaaatcctgttacaaggagaagcaaggaagcaaatcatagaagaaagaaatacatagaaaata from Cryptomeria japonica chromosome 3, Sugi_1.0, whole genome shotgun sequence harbors:
- the LOC131874310 gene encoding proline-rich receptor-like protein kinase PERK2 encodes the protein MSVGPPIQPPAPRQTQLPTPIGLAAPANLAPAGIGLPPPAGSRPPPAPPTASSAPPLLHTLAAALPPYWQLAPYCRSLCRRYLQHLPAPPAACSPSPLPLASLPAAPPNPGRYLAPTNFRSCRKLPPTRPSGLRPQRSLPVALSGPHGSLLALTDANLWLPSPLLAAASRPTPPSSPRRPSYSRPLLPIASPWPAPPRSPRRLDSSSAHAA